The following coding sequences are from one Parabacteroides pacaensis window:
- the carA gene encoding glutamine-hydrolyzing carbamoyl-phosphate synthase small subunit — protein MKQERTASLILDNGTVFTGKSFGYEQPTAGEVVFNTAMMGYPESLTDPSYAGQILTETYPLVGNYGVPPRENACGLSSFYESEKIHPQALIVSDYSHEYSHWNGCRSLGDWLKEEKVAGIYGIDTRELTKILREKGSMLGKIVFDAEDEIGFTDPNNRNLVAEVSCREVLTYGNGSKKVVLVDCGVKHNILRCLLKRDVTIVRVPWDYDFNSLPYDGLFISNGPGNPDFCSVTVENIRKAMSAGKPIFGICMGNQLLSKAGGASVYKLKYGHRSHNQPVRMAGTERCFITSQNHGFAVDNRTLGDDWEPLFINMNDGTNEGIRHKSKPFFSAQFHPEAASGPRDTEFLFDEFVKLL, from the coding sequence ATGAAACAAGAAAGAACAGCTTCTTTAATTCTTGACAACGGAACGGTCTTTACCGGAAAGTCGTTCGGATACGAGCAGCCTACCGCCGGCGAGGTAGTGTTCAATACCGCCATGATGGGGTATCCGGAAAGTTTGACCGATCCTTCTTACGCCGGACAGATTCTTACCGAGACGTATCCTTTAGTGGGTAATTACGGCGTCCCTCCCCGGGAAAATGCCTGCGGGCTCTCTTCCTTCTACGAGTCTGAAAAGATTCATCCCCAAGCTTTGATTGTTTCCGATTATTCCCATGAATATAGCCATTGGAACGGCTGCCGTTCGCTTGGCGACTGGCTGAAAGAAGAAAAAGTAGCCGGTATCTACGGTATCGACACGCGGGAATTGACCAAGATATTACGGGAAAAGGGTTCTATGCTGGGCAAGATTGTTTTCGACGCGGAGGATGAAATAGGTTTTACCGACCCGAACAACCGGAACCTGGTAGCCGAGGTGAGTTGCCGGGAGGTGCTCACTTACGGGAACGGGAGTAAAAAAGTGGTGCTGGTAGATTGCGGCGTTAAACATAATATATTGCGTTGCCTGTTGAAACGGGACGTAACCATCGTGCGTGTGCCTTGGGACTATGATTTCAATTCTTTACCTTATGACGGGCTATTTATTTCCAACGGCCCCGGCAATCCTGACTTCTGTTCCGTTACGGTGGAAAACATCCGGAAAGCCATGTCTGCGGGAAAACCGATCTTCGGCATTTGCATGGGGAACCAACTATTGTCCAAGGCGGGCGGGGCAAGCGTTTACAAACTGAAATACGGGCACAGGAGCCATAACCAGCCGGTGCGCATGGCAGGAACGGAACGTTGCTTCATCACGTCGCAAAATCATGGTTTCGCCGTGGATAACCGTACGTTAGGCGACGATTGGGAACCGCTTTTTATCAACATGAACGACGGCACGAACGAAGGAATCCGCCATAAATCCAAGCCTTTCTTCTCCGCCCAGTTCCACCCCGAAGCGGCAAGCGGCCCCAGGGATACCGAGTTTTTGTTTGACGAGTTCGTAAAGTTACTTTAA
- the carB gene encoding carbamoyl-phosphate synthase (glutamine-hydrolyzing) large subunit, giving the protein MNKEIKKVLLLGSGALKIGEAGEFDYSGSQALKALREKGIYTVLINPNIATVQTSEGVADKIYFLPVTPFFVEKVIRKECPDGILLAFGGQTALNCGVSLYQSGILEKYNVQVLGTPVQAIMDTEDRELFVRKLDEIGVKTIKSMAVETLEDARNAARKLGYPVIIRAAYALGGLGSGFCDNEDELDVMAEKALSFSPQLLIEKSLKGWKEIEYEVVRDRFDNCITVCNMENFDPLGIHTGESIVVAPSQTLTNSEYHKLRELAIRIIRHIGIVGECNVQYAFDPHSEDYRVIEVNARLSRSSALASKATGYPLAFVAAKLGLGYGLFDLKNSVTKTTSAFFEPALDYIVCKIPRWDLGKFQGVDRELGSSMKSVGEVMAIGRTFEEAIQKGLRMIGQGMHGFVENKELVIPNIDQALREPTDNRIFVISKAFRQGYTVDQIHDLTKIDRWFLQKLHHIIRTAEELEALSSPDQISPELMRHAKQQGFSDFQIGRAVYKDKMKDAEKTILEIRALRKSMGILPVVKQIDTLAAEYPAQTNYLYLTYNGSFNDVAYLGDHRSIVVLGSGAYRIGSSVEFDWCGVNALNTIRKEGWRSVMINYNPETVSTDYDMCDRLYFDELTFERVMDILELENPYGVIVSTGGQIPNNLAMRLAEQHVNILGTSARSIDNAEDRHKFSAMLDRIGVDQPRWRELTSMEDIYEFVEEVGYPVLVRPSYVLSGAAMNVCSNDSELKQFLELAANVSKKHPVVVSAFIEYAKEIEMDAVADKGEIVVYAISEHIEFAGVHSGDATIQFPPQKLYVETVRRIKKVAHRIAKELDISGPFNIQFLAKDNDIKVIECNLRASRSFPFVSKVLKINFIELATRIMLGLPVVKPNKNEFDLDYVGIKASQFSFSRLQKADPVLGVDMASTGEVGCIGDDTSEAILKAMLSVGLTVPKKNILLSTGTPKQKVDMLDAARLLHLKGYRLFATGGTHHFLEENGVPSTLVYWPSEDKEPQAMELLRHKEIDMVVNIPRDLTARELDNGYKIRRAAIDFNIPLITNARLASAFITAFCTMSLEDIHIKSWDEYK; this is encoded by the coding sequence ATGAATAAAGAGATAAAGAAAGTTTTACTGTTAGGTTCGGGAGCGTTGAAGATCGGGGAAGCCGGCGAATTCGACTATTCGGGCTCCCAGGCGTTAAAGGCCTTGCGGGAAAAGGGGATTTATACCGTACTGATTAACCCGAACATTGCTACTGTTCAAACATCCGAAGGGGTAGCCGATAAGATTTATTTTCTTCCGGTCACCCCTTTTTTTGTGGAGAAGGTGATCCGGAAAGAGTGTCCGGACGGTATTTTACTGGCTTTCGGCGGGCAAACGGCGTTGAACTGCGGGGTTAGCTTATACCAATCCGGCATACTGGAAAAATATAATGTGCAAGTACTGGGCACGCCGGTACAAGCTATTATGGATACGGAAGACCGGGAGCTTTTCGTCCGCAAGCTGGACGAGATCGGGGTAAAGACAATCAAGAGCATGGCGGTAGAAACCTTGGAGGATGCCCGCAATGCAGCCCGCAAGCTGGGTTACCCGGTAATTATCCGTGCCGCTTACGCGCTGGGCGGATTGGGGAGCGGTTTTTGCGATAATGAAGACGAATTGGACGTGATGGCTGAAAAAGCACTCTCCTTTTCTCCGCAATTGTTAATAGAGAAGTCATTGAAAGGCTGGAAAGAAATAGAATATGAGGTGGTTCGCGACCGGTTCGACAATTGCATCACGGTGTGTAATATGGAGAATTTCGATCCGCTAGGCATTCATACCGGCGAAAGTATCGTGGTGGCTCCTTCGCAAACGCTTACGAACAGCGAGTATCACAAGCTCCGCGAACTGGCCATCCGTATTATACGCCATATCGGGATTGTGGGCGAGTGTAACGTGCAGTATGCTTTCGACCCGCATTCGGAAGATTACCGGGTAATAGAGGTGAATGCACGGTTGAGCCGTTCGTCGGCCCTGGCCTCGAAAGCAACCGGGTATCCGCTGGCATTCGTGGCAGCCAAACTGGGGTTGGGGTACGGATTGTTCGATTTGAAAAATTCGGTTACGAAGACAACTTCCGCTTTTTTCGAACCGGCTCTCGATTATATTGTGTGCAAGATTCCGCGCTGGGACTTGGGAAAATTCCAGGGGGTAGACCGGGAACTGGGTTCCAGTATGAAGTCGGTAGGCGAAGTAATGGCCATCGGGCGAACGTTTGAAGAGGCTATCCAGAAAGGCTTGCGAATGATCGGGCAGGGAATGCACGGGTTCGTGGAGAATAAGGAGTTAGTTATTCCCAATATCGACCAGGCGTTGCGCGAGCCTACGGATAATCGTATTTTCGTTATCTCGAAGGCTTTCCGACAAGGGTATACAGTGGACCAGATTCACGATTTGACTAAAATAGATCGTTGGTTCTTGCAAAAGTTACACCATATTATCCGGACTGCGGAGGAGCTGGAAGCTCTTTCTTCGCCTGACCAGATTTCACCGGAGTTGATGAGGCATGCAAAGCAGCAGGGGTTCTCCGATTTCCAGATAGGACGTGCAGTCTATAAAGATAAGATGAAGGATGCGGAAAAAACGATACTCGAAATCCGCGCCTTGCGCAAGTCCATGGGAATATTGCCGGTAGTGAAGCAAATCGACACGCTGGCTGCGGAGTATCCGGCACAAACCAATTATTTGTATTTGACTTATAACGGGAGTTTTAATGATGTCGCTTACCTGGGGGATCATCGTTCTATCGTTGTGTTAGGTTCGGGAGCTTACCGGATCGGGAGTTCCGTGGAGTTCGACTGGTGTGGCGTTAATGCGTTAAATACGATCCGGAAAGAGGGTTGGCGTTCCGTAATGATTAATTATAATCCGGAAACGGTTTCTACGGATTATGATATGTGTGACCGTCTGTATTTCGACGAGCTTACTTTCGAGCGTGTGATGGATATCCTGGAATTGGAGAATCCGTACGGAGTGATCGTCTCGACTGGGGGGCAGATTCCTAACAACCTGGCGATGAGGTTGGCGGAGCAGCATGTAAATATCCTGGGTACTTCGGCACGGAGTATCGATAATGCGGAAGACCGCCATAAATTCTCGGCTATGTTAGACCGTATCGGCGTAGACCAGCCTCGCTGGAGGGAGTTGACTTCGATGGAAGATATCTATGAGTTTGTAGAGGAAGTGGGGTATCCGGTTTTAGTCCGTCCGTCGTACGTGCTTTCCGGGGCTGCCATGAATGTTTGTTCCAATGATTCGGAATTGAAGCAGTTCCTCGAACTGGCTGCCAATGTGTCGAAAAAGCATCCGGTGGTAGTCAGCGCGTTTATCGAATATGCAAAGGAAATAGAGATGGATGCGGTAGCGGATAAAGGCGAAATCGTTGTGTATGCCATCTCGGAGCATATCGAGTTTGCCGGAGTCCATTCCGGGGATGCTACGATCCAGTTTCCTCCGCAAAAGTTGTATGTGGAAACGGTGCGGCGTATCAAGAAAGTGGCTCACCGGATTGCGAAAGAGCTTGATATATCGGGGCCTTTCAATATTCAATTCCTAGCTAAAGATAATGATATCAAGGTGATAGAATGTAACTTGCGGGCTTCCCGCAGCTTTCCTTTCGTAAGCAAGGTGTTGAAGATAAACTTTATCGAGCTGGCTACCCGCATTATGCTGGGGCTCCCGGTGGTTAAGCCGAATAAGAATGAATTCGACTTGGATTATGTGGGGATCAAGGCATCGCAGTTTTCGTTTTCCCGGCTTCAGAAAGCGGACCCCGTGCTGGGGGTGGATATGGCTTCTACCGGCGAGGTAGGGTGTATCGGCGACGATACGTCGGAAGCTATCCTGAAGGCGATGCTTTCGGTGGGACTTACGGTTCCGAAGAAGAATATTTTGCTTTCTACGGGAACTCCGAAACAGAAGGTAGATATGTTGGACGCGGCACGTTTATTGCATCTGAAGGGGTATCGGTTGTTTGCAACAGGGGGTACGCATCATTTTCTGGAAGAAAACGGGGTGCCGTCTACGTTGGTGTATTGGCCCAGTGAGGATAAGGAACCGCAGGCTATGGAGTTGTTGCGGCATAAAGAGATCGATATGGTGGTGAATATACCTCGCGACCTTACTGCACGGGAGCTGGATAACGGGTACAAAATACGCCGTGCGGCTATCGATTTCAATATTCCCCTGATTACGAATGCGCGGCTGGCTTCTGCTTTTATCACGGCTTTTTGTACGATGAGTCTGGAAGATATTCACATAAAGAGTTGGGATGAGTATAAATAA
- a CDS encoding ATP-binding cassette domain-containing protein — protein MEISLEVDSVLQSFGERTILSDVYFKCMPGDVIALFGWNGSGKSTLFNIIFGSYKGERSFVRINGKVMTGKAFQSGLIAYLPQTDFLPKNMTVRKVAQLYLPKDTTLFEDIDFSIIEDSKIWELSGGELRYLEIKLILSRPAPFILLDEPFNGLSPIMAEKVRADIAGCSETKGIILTDHNFREVHKIANRFLLLDQGYIKELKEAGELASYGYYEQD, from the coding sequence ATGGAAATAAGCTTGGAAGTAGATAGCGTATTACAATCATTCGGAGAAAGAACCATTCTTTCGGATGTATATTTTAAATGTATGCCGGGAGATGTCATTGCTTTATTTGGATGGAATGGCAGCGGTAAGTCGACTCTTTTCAATATCATTTTCGGGAGTTACAAGGGGGAACGTTCTTTTGTCCGTATTAATGGAAAAGTGATGACCGGCAAAGCTTTTCAAAGCGGGTTGATCGCTTATTTGCCGCAGACGGATTTTCTTCCTAAGAATATGACTGTCCGTAAAGTAGCCCAATTGTATCTTCCCAAAGATACTACGTTGTTTGAAGATATTGATTTTAGCATAATTGAAGATTCTAAAATATGGGAACTATCCGGGGGAGAATTGAGGTACTTGGAGATCAAGCTTATTCTGTCGCGTCCGGCACCGTTTATTCTGTTGGATGAACCTTTTAACGGATTATCGCCTATTATGGCCGAAAAGGTGAGAGCGGATATAGCCGGATGTTCGGAGACGAAAGGAATCATATTGACCGATCATAATTTCCGGGAGGTTCATAAGATTGCTAACCGGTTTTTACTGTTGGATCAAGGATATATTAAGGAACTGAAAGAGGCCGGGGAGTTAGCTTCTTACGGATATTACGAGCAAGATTGA
- a CDS encoding PH domain-containing protein, translated as MRSRISLSTADRFNKVRTTVLAFIMSIIILLIFYDSLYIGGGLLIFFALMYVYVYGNLPTRFLISDDRIVLDAPFKKRIIRLDDIIAVRLLENEDIKGLVRAWGSSGIFGEWGYYYSSRIGSVKVYARRSKNWILITTSKNGKYIIAPDDPEFINYIKE; from the coding sequence ATGAGGTCAAGAATATCCTTATCTACAGCAGACAGGTTTAATAAAGTACGGACTACTGTATTAGCCTTCATAATGAGCATAATCATACTTCTTATTTTTTATGATTCATTATATATAGGAGGTGGACTATTGATTTTTTTCGCTTTGATGTACGTGTATGTGTATGGAAATTTACCTACCCGGTTTCTTATAAGCGACGATAGGATTGTATTAGATGCCCCTTTCAAGAAACGAATCATCCGGTTGGATGACATTATCGCCGTCCGTTTGTTGGAAAATGAAGATATCAAAGGGTTGGTGCGTGCTTGGGGCTCCAGTGGGATATTCGGAGAATGGGGCTACTATTATTCTTCTCGAATTGGTTCTGTCAAGGTATATGCAAGACGTAGTAAAAACTGGATACTGATTACTACTTCTAAAAATGGAAAATATATTATTGCACCGGATGATCCCGAATTTATCAATTATATAAAAGAATAG
- a CDS encoding NUDIX hydrolase — translation MDSSLNSSLLNYIKQVKSLAEAGLVYATNNYDRERYETLQQLSFEMLSALSGESVHFIGNFFKQEKDYPTPKVDVRGIMVNENNEILLVKEAIDGCWSLPGGWGEIGFSPTEGIKKEIKEETGLDAEVVRLLAVYDKKCHPYPPQPFYVYKLVFFCKAKGTLNPCFEIEEAKWFSIDNLPPISRDRILPEQIKELYRKVITHDTTLILD, via the coding sequence ATGGATTCTTCCCTCAACTCTTCTTTATTAAACTACATCAAACAGGTAAAATCATTAGCTGAAGCCGGCTTGGTATATGCAACAAATAATTATGATCGTGAAAGATATGAAACTCTTCAACAACTAAGTTTTGAAATGCTGAGTGCATTAAGCGGAGAGTCCGTTCATTTTATCGGGAATTTTTTCAAACAAGAAAAAGACTACCCAACTCCTAAGGTGGATGTAAGGGGAATAATGGTAAATGAAAATAATGAAATTCTTCTCGTAAAAGAAGCCATAGACGGATGTTGGTCGTTACCCGGCGGTTGGGGAGAAATCGGTTTTTCTCCTACGGAAGGAATCAAAAAAGAAATAAAAGAAGAAACCGGACTAGATGCCGAAGTAGTAAGATTATTAGCGGTATATGACAAAAAATGTCATCCCTACCCTCCTCAACCTTTTTATGTATATAAACTAGTTTTCTTCTGTAAAGCAAAGGGGACTTTGAACCCCTGTTTTGAAATAGAAGAAGCAAAATGGTTTTCTATCGATAACCTGCCTCCCATTTCACGAGACAGGATACTCCCTGAACAAATTAAAGAATTATATCGAAAAGTAATTACCCATGACACAACACTTATTCTCGATTAA
- a CDS encoding DUF6064 family protein, whose amino-acid sequence MEIFWNTIAQYNLHTWIYQIIIILIGGILSVLLYQKPTRTVKILMKLFFIFLNGWIAGVYYGIYCESRNYSMVQVLFWGFVAFIWLYDLYVGYTTFERTYKYDKLAIVLCLFPFVYPVISLLRGLSFPMITSPVMPCSVAIFTIGLLLSFSKKVNIFIILFIGQWALLGLSKVYFFQIPEDLLLSVSTFPALYIFFKQYINSNLDKNTKPSPRVLKWLLVIMCGIIAIFFTIILYHEIGDAKNLIL is encoded by the coding sequence ATGGAAATATTTTGGAATACAATTGCTCAGTATAATTTGCATACGTGGATTTACCAAATAATCATTATTCTGATAGGGGGAATTTTATCTGTTTTATTATATCAGAAGCCTACTCGTACGGTCAAAATTCTTATGAAACTGTTTTTTATATTTCTCAATGGATGGATTGCGGGTGTTTATTATGGTATTTATTGTGAATCCAGGAATTATAGTATGGTACAAGTTTTATTCTGGGGATTTGTGGCTTTCATATGGCTTTATGATTTATATGTCGGATATACTACGTTTGAGCGTACCTATAAGTATGATAAACTAGCTATAGTACTTTGTCTCTTTCCGTTTGTTTATCCGGTAATTTCTTTGTTAAGAGGTTTATCGTTTCCTATGATCACCTCTCCTGTAATGCCTTGTTCTGTAGCTATTTTTACTATTGGCTTATTACTTTCGTTTTCAAAAAAGGTTAATATCTTTATTATTCTTTTTATTGGTCAATGGGCGTTACTTGGCTTATCCAAAGTCTATTTTTTTCAAATACCGGAAGATTTGCTTTTGTCCGTTTCTACATTTCCGGCATTATATATCTTTTTCAAACAATATATTAATTCGAATCTGGATAAAAACACAAAACCGAGCCCTAGGGTACTGAAATGGTTATTGGTGATTATGTGTGGCATCATAGCTATATTTTTTACAATTATACTGTATCATGAAATTGGAGATGCCAAGAATCTTATTCTTTGA
- a CDS encoding threonine/serine exporter family protein, which translates to MIITDILTDGFFAAIAAIGFGAISDPPMRAFFPIAMLAAIGHALRFCLMNYTQLDIATASFFAAFTIGMGSLWLGGKIYCPMTVLYIPALLPMIPGMYAYKTVFALTMFLQNLKHTSLGEHYMQEMFLNAVVTCSVIFMLTVGASVPIFIFRSKAHSLTRHQ; encoded by the coding sequence ATGATTATAACGGATATTCTTACAGATGGCTTTTTTGCAGCGATTGCAGCAATTGGATTCGGAGCAATTTCGGATCCTCCTATGCGGGCTTTTTTCCCTATTGCTATGTTAGCGGCTATTGGGCACGCTTTACGTTTTTGTTTGATGAATTATACCCAACTGGATATTGCAACAGCTTCTTTTTTTGCTGCTTTTACTATTGGTATGGGCAGCCTGTGGCTGGGCGGAAAGATATATTGTCCTATGACGGTTCTGTATATTCCTGCGCTGTTACCTATGATTCCAGGTATGTATGCTTACAAGACTGTCTTTGCCCTTACTATGTTTTTACAAAATCTAAAGCATACCTCTTTAGGCGAACATTACATGCAAGAAATGTTTTTAAATGCGGTAGTTACTTGTAGTGTTATATTTATGTTGACGGTAGGTGCTAGCGTTCCTATTTTTATTTTCCGTTCGAAAGCTCATTCTTTAACCAGACATCAATAG
- a CDS encoding threonine/serine exporter family protein, which translates to MKTNYELKNIAKFIADYATRLLGSGVHTSRVVRNSKRIGESLNVQVRMTTFQKTIVLTIYEEESNDVYTEVIDIPTYPISFELNSDLSSLSWEAYDKHLTLDELIQKYNQAISKPKMDPVFVLFLVAFANASFCKLFGGDWTAIGIVFSATLLGFFAKQQMQKKGVNHFILFVISAFIASLYASVSLTFATTANIAIGTSVLFLIPGVPLINGVIDIVEGHILIGFSRLIHSLLLVVCIAVGLSFTLLLVKNSLL; encoded by the coding sequence ATGAAAACAAATTATGAGCTAAAAAATATTGCGAAATTTATTGCGGATTATGCAACCCGTCTGTTAGGGTCCGGAGTTCATACTTCGCGAGTGGTGAGGAATTCCAAAAGAATAGGAGAATCATTGAATGTACAAGTAAGGATGACTACTTTTCAAAAAACAATAGTCCTGACTATCTATGAAGAAGAAAGTAATGATGTTTATACGGAAGTAATCGACATACCTACTTATCCGATTAGTTTTGAACTTAATTCCGATCTTAGTTCTTTAAGCTGGGAGGCATATGATAAACATCTGACGTTAGACGAACTTATCCAAAAATATAACCAGGCTATTTCCAAGCCGAAGATGGATCCGGTGTTTGTATTGTTTCTCGTTGCTTTTGCGAATGCTTCATTTTGTAAATTATTCGGAGGAGATTGGACAGCTATCGGCATTGTTTTCTCGGCAACTCTTCTGGGTTTCTTTGCCAAACAACAAATGCAAAAGAAAGGGGTAAATCATTTTATCCTTTTTGTTATATCAGCGTTTATCGCATCGTTATATGCATCTGTATCCCTTACTTTTGCTACTACTGCCAATATTGCTATCGGAACCAGTGTACTATTTCTTATTCCGGGAGTTCCTCTTATTAACGGAGTGATCGATATTGTAGAAGGGCACATATTAATAGGATTTTCCCGGTTGATTCACTCTTTATTATTAGTGGTTTGTATAGCAGTGGGGTTATCATTCACTTTATTATTAGTTAAAAATAGCTTATTATGA
- a CDS encoding class I SAM-dependent methyltransferase produces the protein MSNENKTIYDFDFKLICDFFCTMERQGPGSPEVTLKALGFIETLNDKSLIADLGCGTGGQTMVLAQHAPGQITGIDLSPEFVNVFNRNAKQLGLQDRVKGMVGSMDNLPFQEGELDMIWSEGAIYNIGFERGLNEWRKYLKPGGYLAVSESSWFTDKRPAEINDFWMDAYPEMDTLPNQVAKIYEAGYLPVATFILPENCWTEHYFASKIEAQKIFLAKHAGNKAAQEFSKLQSSEEELYRKYKQFYGYVFFIAKKTGV, from the coding sequence ATGAGTAACGAAAATAAAACTATTTACGATTTCGATTTTAAATTAATTTGTGATTTCTTTTGCACAATGGAACGACAGGGACCTGGCAGCCCCGAAGTTACCCTCAAAGCGTTAGGCTTTATAGAGACTCTTAATGATAAATCTCTTATTGCTGACCTGGGTTGCGGGACAGGCGGTCAAACTATGGTACTGGCGCAGCACGCTCCGGGACAAATTACCGGAATCGACTTGTCTCCCGAATTTGTAAACGTCTTCAATCGGAATGCAAAGCAATTAGGCTTGCAAGACAGAGTGAAAGGTATGGTAGGTTCTATGGACAACCTACCTTTCCAAGAAGGAGAATTGGATATGATTTGGTCGGAAGGTGCCATTTATAATATCGGTTTTGAACGCGGATTGAACGAGTGGCGTAAGTATCTGAAGCCGGGAGGATATCTGGCCGTTTCCGAAAGCTCGTGGTTTACGGATAAACGTCCTGCTGAAATCAACGACTTTTGGATGGATGCCTATCCGGAAATGGATACGCTTCCCAATCAGGTGGCCAAGATATACGAAGCAGGGTATCTTCCCGTGGCTACTTTTATCCTGCCGGAAAACTGTTGGACAGAGCATTATTTTGCTTCAAAGATTGAAGCCCAGAAAATTTTTCTCGCTAAACATGCAGGGAATAAAGCTGCTCAAGAATTTAGCAAACTTCAGTCTAGTGAAGAAGAATTATACAGAAAGTATAAGCAGTTTTATGGCTATGTATTTTTCATTGCAAAAAAGACCGGGGTATAA